From Cellulomonas chengniuliangii, the proteins below share one genomic window:
- a CDS encoding non-reducing end alpha-L-arabinofuranosidase family hydrolase, whose translation MTTTPQRRRRALAATTLSAALALAGLSAAFPAQAAASTLGEAAAQSGRYFGAALAAGRLNDSTYTTIANREFTMITAENEMKMDATEPSQNQFNYSSGDRIVNWARQNGKQVRGHALAWHQQQPGWMQSMSGTALRNAMLNHITQVATYYKGKIHSWDVVNEAFADGGSGGRRDSNLQRTGDDWIEAAFRAARAADPNAKLCYNDYNTDGINAKSTGIYTMVRDFKARGVPIDCVGFQSHLGSTIPGDYQANLQRFADLGVDVQITELDVAQGGNQASIYQSVTRACLAVTRCTGITVWGVRDSDSWRTGENPLLFDSSGNKKAAYTSTLNALNAATPTPTPTTTTPGPTPTTPGPSTAPAPGTGSGCTVTYSAPSQWPNGFTANVKITNHGASAINGWTVTWAFPGNQTVQQAWSATVAQSGNQVTARNVDYNPQIPAGGSVEFGFNGGFSGTNTNPTAFSLNGSPCNGAVSPPPTTTTPTPPPTTTTPTPPPTTAPTGSLPSSFRWSSSGALIGPKPDGSHAATSVKDPTVVYANGKWHVFATVWAGSYQMQYTSFTDWSQAASATPYYLDRSGIGAGYRAAPQVFWFAPQNQWYLVYQTGAGGSYSTTTDISNPASWSAPKNFYSSQPQIIRDNIGDGYWVDFWTVCDTAKCYLFSSDDNGHLYRSETTVANFPNGFTNTVIAMQDSDRFRLFEAANIYKIAGQNSWLMVHEAIGTDGKRYFRSWTAPSITGSWTALADSEANPFARASNVTFPAGAWTRDISHGEMLRSGIDQTMEISPCNLRYLYQGMDPNASGDYNALPWRLGLLTQTNSTC comes from the coding sequence ATGACCACCACACCGCAACGGAGGCGACGAGCTCTCGCCGCCACCACACTGTCGGCGGCCCTCGCGCTCGCCGGCCTCTCCGCGGCCTTCCCCGCCCAGGCCGCCGCCAGCACGCTGGGCGAGGCGGCCGCGCAGAGCGGCCGCTACTTCGGCGCCGCACTGGCCGCGGGCCGGCTGAACGACTCGACCTACACGACCATCGCGAACCGCGAGTTCACCATGATCACGGCCGAGAACGAGATGAAGATGGACGCGACGGAGCCGTCGCAGAACCAGTTCAACTACTCGAGCGGCGACCGGATCGTGAACTGGGCGCGGCAGAACGGCAAGCAGGTCCGAGGGCACGCGCTCGCCTGGCACCAGCAGCAGCCGGGGTGGATGCAGAGCATGTCCGGGACCGCGCTGCGGAACGCGATGCTCAACCACATCACCCAGGTGGCCACCTACTACAAGGGCAAGATCCACAGCTGGGACGTGGTCAACGAGGCGTTCGCGGACGGCGGGTCGGGCGGCCGCCGCGACTCCAACCTGCAGCGCACCGGCGACGACTGGATCGAGGCCGCGTTCCGCGCCGCCCGGGCCGCCGACCCGAACGCCAAACTCTGCTACAACGACTACAACACCGACGGGATCAACGCGAAGTCGACGGGCATCTACACCATGGTCCGGGACTTCAAGGCCCGCGGGGTGCCCATCGACTGCGTCGGCTTCCAGAGCCACCTCGGCTCCACGATCCCGGGCGACTACCAGGCCAACCTCCAGCGGTTCGCCGATCTGGGCGTGGACGTGCAGATCACCGAGCTCGACGTGGCCCAGGGCGGCAACCAGGCGAGCATCTACCAGAGCGTGACGCGGGCCTGCCTGGCCGTGACGCGGTGCACCGGCATCACGGTGTGGGGCGTCCGGGACAGCGACTCGTGGCGCACCGGGGAGAACCCGCTGCTGTTCGACAGCTCGGGCAACAAGAAGGCCGCCTACACCTCGACCCTCAACGCGCTCAACGCGGCCACCCCGACCCCGACGCCCACCACCACGACGCCCGGGCCGACGCCCACCACCCCCGGCCCGAGCACGGCCCCAGCACCGGGCACGGGCAGCGGTTGCACGGTCACGTACTCCGCGCCGAGCCAGTGGCCCAACGGCTTCACCGCCAACGTCAAGATCACCAACCACGGAGCCTCCGCGATCAACGGCTGGACCGTCACATGGGCCTTCCCCGGCAACCAGACGGTGCAGCAGGCGTGGAGCGCCACCGTGGCCCAGAGCGGCAACCAGGTGACCGCGCGGAACGTCGACTACAACCCGCAGATCCCCGCCGGCGGCTCGGTGGAGTTCGGCTTCAACGGCGGGTTCAGCGGAACGAACACCAATCCGACGGCCTTCAGCCTCAACGGGTCCCCGTGCAACGGCGCCGTGAGCCCGCCGCCCACCACCACGACCCCCACTCCCCCACCGACCACCACCACCCCGACGCCGCCGCCCACCACGGCCCCGACCGGGTCGCTCCCGTCGAGCTTCCGCTGGTCGTCGAGCGGCGCGCTCATCGGCCCCAAGCCGGACGGCTCGCACGCCGCGACCTCGGTCAAGGACCCGACGGTCGTGTACGCCAACGGCAAGTGGCACGTGTTCGCCACGGTCTGGGCGGGCAGCTACCAGATGCAGTACACGAGCTTCACCGACTGGTCGCAGGCCGCGTCAGCGACGCCGTACTACCTCGACCGGTCCGGCATCGGCGCCGGGTACCGGGCGGCGCCGCAGGTGTTCTGGTTCGCCCCGCAGAACCAGTGGTACCTCGTGTACCAGACCGGCGCGGGCGGCTCGTACTCGACCACCACCGACATCTCCAACCCGGCGTCCTGGTCGGCCCCCAAGAACTTCTACTCCTCGCAGCCGCAGATCATCCGCGACAACATCGGCGACGGGTACTGGGTCGACTTCTGGACCGTGTGCGACACCGCGAAGTGCTACCTGTTCTCCTCCGACGACAACGGGCACCTGTACCGCTCGGAGACGACGGTCGCGAACTTCCCGAACGGGTTCACCAACACCGTCATCGCGATGCAGGACTCTGACCGCTTCCGACTCTTCGAGGCCGCGAACATCTACAAGATCGCCGGTCAGAACAGCTGGCTCATGGTCCACGAGGCCATCGGCACGGACGGCAAGCGGTACTTCCGATCCTGGACAGCCCCGTCGATCACCGGCTCCTGGACGGCGCTGGCCGACTCCGAGGCCAACCCATTCGCCCGGGCCAGCAACGTCACGTTCCCGGCGGGCGCCTGGACACGCGACATCAGCCACGGCGAGATGCTGCGCTCCGGCATCGACCAGACGATGGAGATCAGCCCGTGCAACCTGCGCTACCTCTACCAGGGCATGGATCCGAACGCGTCAGGTGACTACAACGCGCTGCCCTGGCGGCTCGGGCTGCTGACGCAGACGAACTCCACCTGCTGA
- a CDS encoding LacI family DNA-binding transcriptional regulator, with protein sequence MSDVARLAGVSTMTVSNVLNDRPRVGDETRSRVLTAVDELGYEVNLTARRLRAGRVDTVALIVPSFDHAYFAELAAGFATEFARHGRHLVVTQSGASREGELSALSQARLGLYDGVILSAVGLAYEEVDALRSAQPLLLLGEQPVPPRFDHVCIANSEGARLAVRHLLDRGARRVAVAGGVAVGRGDGAPEPDSMAGLRTQGWYSAHEETGVVPDERLLLGGARYAAADARRAVAGALADGLVFDAVFAITDEIAHGVLAALHDAGLRVPQDVAVVGFDDLRMSEFATPALSSVNVSRDWIVRHAVSVIERRISGDDGEPVRLTAPVGLVVRGSSA encoded by the coding sequence ATGAGCGACGTCGCGCGGCTCGCGGGCGTCTCCACCATGACGGTGTCGAACGTGCTCAACGACCGGCCTCGGGTGGGCGACGAGACGCGTTCGCGCGTGCTGACGGCGGTCGACGAGCTGGGCTACGAGGTGAACCTGACCGCCCGCCGGCTGCGCGCCGGCCGGGTCGACACCGTCGCCCTCATCGTGCCGAGCTTCGACCACGCGTACTTCGCCGAGTTGGCGGCGGGCTTCGCGACGGAGTTCGCCCGTCACGGCCGGCACCTGGTCGTCACACAGTCGGGCGCCAGCCGGGAGGGCGAGCTGTCGGCGTTGTCGCAGGCCCGGCTCGGGCTGTATGACGGAGTCATTCTCAGCGCAGTGGGCCTGGCGTACGAGGAGGTCGACGCGCTGCGCAGCGCCCAGCCGCTGCTGCTGCTCGGCGAGCAGCCCGTGCCGCCCCGCTTCGACCACGTGTGCATCGCGAACTCGGAGGGGGCGCGCCTGGCGGTGCGGCATCTGCTGGACCGCGGGGCCCGGCGGGTCGCCGTCGCGGGCGGGGTGGCGGTGGGCCGCGGTGACGGCGCCCCCGAGCCGGACTCGATGGCAGGGCTGCGCACGCAGGGGTGGTACTCCGCGCACGAGGAGACGGGGGTCGTCCCGGACGAGCGGCTGCTGCTGGGCGGGGCCCGGTACGCGGCGGCCGACGCCCGTCGCGCCGTGGCGGGGGCGCTGGCGGACGGGCTCGTGTTCGACGCCGTCTTCGCGATCACCGACGAGATCGCCCACGGCGTCCTCGCGGCCCTGCACGACGCGGGGCTGCGCGTGCCGCAGGACGTCGCCGTGGTGGGCTTCGACGACCTGCGGATGAGCGAGTTCGCGACCCCGGCGCTGTCCTCGGTGAACGTGAGCCGCGACTGGATCGTGCGGCACGCGGTGTCCGTGATCGAGCGCAGGATCTCCGGTGACGACGGGGAGCCGGTGCGGTTGACGGCGCCGGTGGGCTTGGTGGTGCGCGGCTCGAGCGCCTGA
- a CDS encoding CocE/NonD family hydrolase, with the protein MSQVQHEPITLPDGTTLRATVHRPETTRPAPVVLALTPYPVDAARQEMGESELVARGLAVVVVALRGTGASEGVFVPWARHAEDAHAVVDWCARQPWASGAVVGWGRSYLAQAQLYLASTGHPALRAMHLGVCPGDPVEIIYRGGAVVLGSALGWATAMTRGELMRAAARGEDVTAELEEWEALAADPDAAARTAPLAGLPLLARRFPAWQEWMTHPASDPWWGQWALPPRPAVPTLFVAGWHDIFRDLTLRQFAEAQHPGSRLVVGPWGHGAPAQAMGEVDYGRAAARGAEELGAEAVEFLVEHATAPPADATPALGAVTGPRVRVFVMGENTWRDLAEWPPADTVPTPWHLAPGGTLQPDPVHGEAEPSTFVHDPADPVPTIGGPNLFPRGDAARATGPWDQRPLDGRADVLRFVSAPLAADLTVIGDVVAHLCAATDALDADWAAKLVDVHPDGTALPVLDGISRAREVLGELVPPGEVREVAVDLGATAHTFLAGHRLRVDVSSSNFPRFDPNPGTGEGTGVTARSAFRVAHQQVRHDGRHASRIVLPVAP; encoded by the coding sequence ATGAGCCAGGTCCAGCACGAGCCCATCACGCTGCCCGATGGGACCACCCTGCGCGCCACGGTCCACCGGCCGGAGACCACGCGACCCGCGCCGGTCGTGCTGGCCCTCACCCCGTACCCCGTGGACGCGGCCCGGCAGGAGATGGGGGAGTCCGAGCTGGTGGCCCGCGGCCTCGCGGTGGTCGTCGTGGCCCTGCGCGGCACCGGCGCCTCGGAGGGCGTGTTCGTGCCGTGGGCGCGGCATGCCGAGGACGCGCACGCGGTGGTCGACTGGTGCGCGCGCCAGCCGTGGGCCAGCGGGGCGGTGGTCGGCTGGGGGCGCTCCTACCTGGCGCAGGCCCAGCTGTACCTGGCGTCCACCGGCCACCCCGCGCTGCGTGCGATGCACCTGGGCGTGTGCCCCGGCGACCCGGTCGAGATCATCTACCGGGGTGGGGCCGTCGTGCTGGGCTCCGCGCTCGGCTGGGCCACGGCGATGACGCGCGGGGAGTTGATGCGCGCCGCCGCACGCGGCGAGGACGTCACGGCCGAGCTCGAGGAGTGGGAGGCGCTCGCGGCCGACCCCGACGCCGCCGCCCGGACGGCGCCGCTCGCCGGCCTGCCGTTGCTCGCCCGGCGGTTCCCGGCGTGGCAGGAGTGGATGACCCACCCGGCCAGCGACCCGTGGTGGGGGCAGTGGGCGCTGCCACCCCGGCCCGCCGTGCCGACGCTGTTCGTCGCGGGGTGGCACGACATCTTCCGGGACCTCACGCTGCGGCAGTTCGCCGAGGCGCAGCACCCGGGGTCACGGCTCGTCGTGGGTCCCTGGGGCCATGGCGCCCCCGCGCAGGCGATGGGGGAGGTCGACTACGGGCGCGCTGCCGCCCGTGGCGCCGAGGAGCTGGGCGCGGAGGCCGTCGAGTTCCTGGTGGAGCACGCCACCGCGCCCCCCGCCGACGCCACGCCCGCCCTCGGCGCGGTGACCGGTCCGCGGGTCCGCGTGTTCGTCATGGGCGAGAACACGTGGCGCGACCTTGCTGAGTGGCCCCCCGCAGACACGGTCCCGACGCCATGGCACCTGGCCCCCGGTGGGACGCTGCAGCCCGATCCCGTCCACGGCGAGGCGGAGCCCTCCACGTTCGTCCACGACCCGGCCGACCCGGTGCCGACGATCGGCGGCCCCAACCTGTTCCCCCGCGGCGACGCTGCGCGGGCCACCGGGCCCTGGGACCAGCGCCCCCTCGATGGCCGGGCCGACGTGCTGCGTTTCGTGTCCGCGCCCCTCGCCGCCGACCTCACCGTCATCGGGGACGTTGTCGCGCACCTGTGCGCGGCCACCGACGCGCTGGACGCCGACTGGGCGGCCAAGCTGGTCGACGTGCACCCCGACGGCACGGCGCTCCCCGTGCTGGACGGCATCTCCCGGGCCCGCGAGGTGCTCGGAGAGCTGGTCCCACCCGGCGAGGTGCGGGAGGTCGCCGTGGACCTCGGCGCCACCGCGCACACGTTCCTCGCCGGCCACCGGCTCCGGGTGGACGTCTCGAGCTCCAACTTCCCCCGCTTCGACCCGAATCCGGGGACGGGCGAGGGAACCGGCGTCACCGCCCGATCGGCGTTCCGGGTGGCACATCAGCAGGTGCGCCACGACGGCCGCCACGCATCGCGGATCGTCCTGCCTGTCGCGCCCTGA
- a CDS encoding SRPBCC domain-containing protein, with protein MHEARADIHINAAPEAVWRALTDPALVRQYFFGTELTTDWRVGSPIRYQGEWQGQAYEDRGVVLEADRPRLIVTDFFSPSSGLPDEPENHQTVTYEVEAEDGGSRVTVVQDGNRDESGAQHAAANWHMMLDGLAALAPTVDTVVARFDVDGWDPAALGGIVGDWLDAVVMHKTYTAGILGTSVAHFLSSGEEEGRRGYLAAERIDGVLDDGRTGAFTVHHGGLELGNASAFAHVVPGSGTGDLVGLTGSGRIEHDDAGPYFVLDFD; from the coding sequence ATGCACGAGGCACGCGCGGACATCCACATCAATGCGGCACCGGAGGCGGTCTGGCGGGCGCTCACCGACCCGGCGCTGGTGCGGCAGTACTTCTTCGGCACCGAGCTCACCACCGACTGGCGGGTCGGCAGCCCGATCCGCTACCAGGGCGAGTGGCAAGGACAGGCCTATGAGGACCGTGGCGTCGTCCTCGAGGCCGACCGGCCCCGGCTCATCGTGACCGACTTCTTCAGCCCGTCCTCGGGGCTGCCCGACGAGCCGGAGAACCACCAGACCGTCACCTACGAGGTCGAGGCTGAGGACGGCGGCAGCCGTGTCACCGTGGTCCAGGACGGCAACCGCGACGAGAGCGGCGCCCAGCACGCCGCCGCCAACTGGCACATGATGCTCGACGGGCTCGCGGCGCTCGCCCCCACCGTCGACACGGTCGTCGCCCGGTTCGACGTGGACGGGTGGGACCCCGCCGCTCTCGGCGGGATCGTCGGCGACTGGCTCGACGCCGTGGTGATGCACAAGACGTACACCGCGGGCATCCTCGGCACGAGCGTCGCGCACTTCCTCTCCTCGGGCGAGGAGGAGGGCCGCCGCGGCTACCTCGCCGCCGAGCGCATCGACGGCGTGCTCGACGACGGCAGGACGGGCGCGTTCACCGTGCACCACGGCGGGCTCGAGCTCGGCAACGCCAGCGCGTTCGCGCATGTGGTGCCGGGGTCGGGGACCGGCGACCTTGTGGGGCTCACGGGGAGCGGGCGCATCGAGCACGACGACGCTGGCCCGTACTTCGTGCTCGACTTCGACTGA
- the mscL gene encoding large conductance mechanosensitive channel protein MscL codes for MKSVLTGFKDFVARGNAIELAVAVVIGAAFNTFVSSLVEGFIGPLIGSIFGGTDLSGLWKFTILGGEYKFGLVADAALQLLITAAALYFVIVLPLNHLAKRRRAGLEDEPAAPPEDLLVLQEIRDLLAQRVTPAVRNDAGSAPRA; via the coding sequence ATGAAGAGTGTGCTGACCGGATTCAAGGACTTCGTGGCCCGTGGCAACGCCATCGAGCTCGCGGTGGCGGTGGTCATCGGCGCCGCGTTCAACACCTTCGTGTCGTCGCTGGTCGAGGGGTTCATCGGTCCGCTCATCGGCTCCATCTTCGGTGGGACCGACCTGAGCGGCCTGTGGAAGTTCACGATCCTCGGCGGCGAGTACAAGTTCGGACTGGTCGCCGACGCGGCGCTGCAGCTGCTCATCACCGCGGCGGCGCTGTACTTCGTCATCGTGCTGCCGCTCAACCACCTGGCCAAGCGGCGCCGAGCCGGGCTCGAGGACGAGCCCGCGGCGCCGCCCGAGGACCTGCTCGTGCTGCAGGAGATCCGTGACCTGCTCGCGCAGCGTGTCACGCCCGCGGTCCGTAACGACGCCGGGTCCGCGCCGCGGGCCTGA
- a CDS encoding RcpC/CpaB family pilus assembly protein encodes MATSRPLTPARSRPRWLRTRVLLWRLRVPLAALLVGAAAAVTVSQLRPPPVATIAVVVSARALHAGAVLAPGDLRAAEHLPETAPGGTAATADELVGRVLAVPVPAGLPLVEGVVAPTVIAGPPGTVVAPVRFADQGVAALLTPGSRVDVLAAAGDGSDQDGRYLARSALVLAAAPIAADASGPLDLASSNPGAPPVLLAVSPDDAAALAGAGSWASLSPVIVR; translated from the coding sequence ATGGCCACCTCACGACCGTTGACGCCTGCCCGCTCTCGGCCACGGTGGCTGCGCACCCGCGTGCTGCTGTGGCGGCTGCGCGTGCCGCTCGCCGCCCTGCTCGTGGGCGCGGCGGCGGCCGTGACAGTGAGCCAGCTCAGGCCGCCGCCGGTCGCCACCATCGCCGTGGTCGTCTCGGCCCGGGCACTGCACGCGGGCGCCGTGCTGGCGCCGGGAGACCTGCGCGCCGCGGAGCACCTCCCCGAGACCGCCCCCGGCGGCACGGCGGCCACCGCCGACGAGCTGGTGGGGCGGGTCCTCGCCGTGCCCGTGCCCGCGGGCCTGCCGCTCGTCGAGGGGGTGGTGGCGCCCACCGTCATCGCCGGCCCGCCGGGGACGGTCGTCGCGCCGGTGCGCTTCGCCGATCAGGGCGTGGCGGCGCTGCTGACCCCCGGCTCCCGCGTCGATGTGCTGGCGGCCGCGGGCGACGGCTCCGACCAGGACGGACGCTACCTCGCCCGCTCCGCCCTCGTCCTGGCGGCCGCGCCCATCGCCGCTGACGCCAGCGGACCGCTCGACCTGGCATCCAGCAACCCAGGGGCTCCCCCCGTGCTGCTCGCCGTGTCACCGGACGACGCCGCCGCGCTCGCCGGCGCCGGATCCTGGGCCTCGTTGAGCCCGGTCATCGTGCGATGA
- a CDS encoding penicillin acylase family protein yields the protein MPRRRARRLVLAVIATVIALALVATVVVTASLVRRPLPQVSGEVEVPGLDRSVTVVRDEQGIPHITAETSDDLFRAQGFVHAQDRFFEMDYRRHVTAGRLSELVGADEQALDADKVIRTLGWRRVAEQEWDILSESTRDSLQAYADGVNAYLADREPGEIAVEYTILGLRLDVADPEPWTPVDSLAWLKAMAWDLRSNYSEEIERATAYASVGDVARVEELFPAYPEQVNLPILDASTAQQVSATAEGGDLDLADASLQRALASVDAALAAVPRLLADGEGTGSNSWVVAGSHTASGNPILANDPHLGISAPGIWSQISLTCAEVSDECPYDVSGFSFAGMPGVVIGHNAQLAWGLTNMAADVTDLFLERVVERTTLLDGERVPLQIRMETIKVNGGEDVDLAVRESVHGPIISDVLNVGEAHQAPVAEDTPWGDYEVALRWTALEPSATVDALLALNVAKDAEDVAAAAAQFAAPAQNIVFATVDGHIGYQAPGLVPIRNEVVGAALPSDGSWPRPGWDSAYDWQGYVPAEELPAALDPAEGYIVAANQAVTGVGAGPFMTNDFDYGYRSQRIRDGLVAQIEGGKKIDVASTEELQLDDLNPFAQALVPTLLEMNVDDAFDDDGQELLRGWDLRSDADSAAAAYFASVWSTVLRLTFWDDLPDGFEPSGGSRWLTVVSGMLDDPQSPWWDDRTTVGIVEGRDEILTRALVTARRELTVAMGRDASEWTWGRLHTAAPTHSPLGGQSMPAIVRRLVNPGPVQVSGGSSIVNATSWDAGSGSYGVGAAPSMRMVVDLGDLDSSTWVTLTGASGHPASAHYADQLGAWAEGSSYPWPFTAEAVDGAAADRLTLAPARGKD from the coding sequence GTGCCCCGTCGTCGTGCTCGCCGCCTCGTCCTCGCCGTCATCGCCACGGTCATCGCACTCGCCCTCGTCGCCACGGTCGTCGTGACCGCGTCGCTCGTGCGCCGACCGTTGCCGCAGGTCTCCGGAGAGGTCGAGGTCCCCGGCCTGGACCGGTCGGTGACGGTGGTGCGTGACGAGCAGGGCATCCCGCACATCACCGCGGAGACCTCTGACGACCTGTTCCGGGCGCAGGGCTTCGTGCACGCGCAGGACCGGTTCTTCGAGATGGACTACCGCCGCCATGTCACCGCGGGCCGGCTGTCCGAGCTCGTCGGCGCCGACGAGCAGGCGCTGGACGCCGACAAGGTGATCCGCACGCTCGGCTGGCGCCGGGTCGCCGAGCAGGAGTGGGACATCCTCTCCGAGTCGACGCGCGACAGCCTGCAGGCCTACGCGGACGGCGTCAACGCGTACCTGGCCGACCGCGAGCCCGGGGAGATCGCCGTCGAGTACACGATCCTCGGGCTGCGGCTCGACGTGGCCGACCCGGAGCCGTGGACGCCGGTCGACTCCCTGGCGTGGCTCAAGGCGATGGCCTGGGACCTGCGGTCCAACTACTCCGAGGAGATCGAGCGGGCCACCGCCTACGCGAGCGTGGGCGACGTCGCCCGGGTCGAGGAGCTGTTCCCGGCCTACCCGGAGCAGGTGAACCTCCCGATCCTCGACGCGTCGACCGCTCAGCAGGTCAGCGCGACCGCCGAGGGCGGGGACCTTGACCTGGCCGACGCGAGCCTGCAGCGCGCGCTCGCCTCCGTCGACGCCGCTCTGGCCGCCGTCCCCCGGCTGCTCGCCGACGGCGAGGGCACCGGCTCGAACTCCTGGGTCGTCGCCGGGAGCCACACCGCCTCCGGCAACCCGATCCTGGCCAACGACCCGCACCTGGGGATCTCGGCGCCGGGCATCTGGTCCCAGATCTCGCTCACCTGCGCCGAGGTCTCCGACGAGTGCCCGTACGACGTGTCGGGATTCTCGTTCGCCGGCATGCCCGGCGTGGTCATCGGCCACAACGCGCAGCTCGCGTGGGGGCTGACCAACATGGCAGCCGATGTCACTGATTTGTTCCTGGAACGCGTGGTCGAGCGCACCACGCTGCTCGACGGCGAACGGGTGCCGCTCCAGATCCGGATGGAGACCATCAAGGTGAACGGAGGGGAGGACGTCGACCTGGCCGTGCGCGAGAGCGTCCACGGCCCGATCATCTCCGACGTGCTGAACGTGGGAGAGGCCCACCAGGCGCCGGTTGCCGAGGACACCCCGTGGGGCGACTACGAGGTCGCCCTGCGCTGGACGGCCCTCGAGCCCTCGGCCACCGTGGACGCGCTGCTCGCCCTCAACGTGGCCAAGGACGCGGAGGACGTCGCCGCGGCCGCCGCCCAGTTCGCGGCGCCCGCGCAGAACATCGTGTTCGCGACCGTCGACGGGCACATCGGCTACCAGGCGCCCGGTCTGGTCCCGATCCGCAACGAGGTCGTGGGCGCGGCGCTCCCCTCGGACGGCTCGTGGCCGCGGCCCGGATGGGACAGCGCGTACGACTGGCAGGGGTACGTCCCTGCCGAGGAGCTGCCTGCCGCGCTCGATCCGGCAGAGGGCTACATCGTCGCGGCGAACCAGGCCGTGACCGGCGTCGGCGCCGGCCCGTTCATGACGAACGACTTCGACTACGGCTACCGCTCCCAGCGGATCCGCGACGGCCTGGTCGCGCAGATCGAGGGCGGGAAGAAGATCGACGTCGCCAGCACCGAGGAGCTGCAGCTCGACGACCTCAACCCGTTCGCGCAGGCCCTGGTGCCCACGTTGCTCGAGATGAACGTCGACGACGCGTTCGACGACGACGGCCAGGAGCTGCTCCGCGGCTGGGACCTGCGCTCGGACGCGGACTCCGCGGCCGCGGCGTACTTCGCGTCGGTGTGGTCCACGGTGCTGCGGCTGACCTTCTGGGACGACCTGCCCGACGGCTTCGAGCCGAGCGGCGGCTCGCGGTGGCTGACGGTGGTGTCGGGGATGCTCGACGACCCGCAGTCGCCGTGGTGGGACGACCGGACCACCGTGGGCATCGTCGAGGGCCGGGACGAGATCCTGACCCGCGCCCTCGTCACCGCGCGCCGCGAGCTCACCGTGGCGATGGGCCGGGACGCGAGCGAGTGGACGTGGGGCCGGCTGCACACCGCCGCGCCGACGCACTCCCCGCTGGGCGGCCAGTCGATGCCGGCCATCGTGCGCCGCCTGGTCAACCCGGGGCCGGTGCAGGTGAGCGGCGGCTCCTCGATCGTCAACGCGACGTCGTGGGACGCGGGCTCGGGGTCTTACGGGGTGGGGGCGGCGCCGTCCATGCGGATGGTCGTCGACCTCGGCGACCTGGACTCGAGCACTTGGGTCACGCTGACCGGGGCGTCAGGCCACCCGGCGAGCGCGCACTACGCCGACCAGCTCGGCGCGTGGGCCGAGGGCTCCAGCTACCCGTGGCCGTTCACCGCCGAGGCCGTCGACGGGGCCGCCGCGGACCGGCTGACCTTGGCGCCCGCCCGCGGCAAGGACTGA
- a CDS encoding 5-formyltetrahydrofolate cyclo-ligase codes for MRSAAQPYPPASDGLEVEDLKDYLRRSIRAARAARSPRRREEAAAALASVVDTVPEVAEARCVSVYAARSTEPGTGPLLERLAARGVRVLLPVLGAGLQRDWAEYAGAEDLRQRAPGRPPEPSTPALGPEAIADADVIVAPALAIDTAGTRLGQGGGWYDRALLHARPGVRVIGLVFPEEVYDAGTRPLPRQPHDRTVDTVATPGGWRSLRPGDARAG; via the coding sequence ATGCGCAGCGCTGCACAGCCGTATCCGCCCGCCTCCGACGGCCTGGAGGTCGAGGACCTCAAGGACTATCTGCGCAGGTCGATCCGGGCTGCTCGAGCCGCTCGGTCCCCCCGCCGCCGCGAGGAGGCGGCGGCGGCGCTGGCCTCGGTGGTGGACACCGTCCCCGAGGTCGCCGAGGCGCGGTGCGTGTCCGTCTACGCCGCACGGTCGACCGAGCCCGGCACCGGCCCGCTCCTTGAGCGGCTCGCCGCACGAGGCGTGCGCGTGCTGCTGCCCGTGCTCGGCGCGGGCCTGCAGCGCGACTGGGCCGAGTACGCCGGGGCGGAGGACCTGCGCCAGCGTGCTCCCGGCAGGCCGCCCGAGCCGAGCACCCCCGCGCTCGGCCCTGAGGCGATCGCGGACGCTGACGTGATCGTGGCGCCCGCCCTCGCGATCGACACGGCCGGCACCCGGCTCGGGCAGGGCGGCGGCTGGTATGACCGCGCGCTGCTGCACGCCCGGCCCGGCGTGCGGGTCATCGGCCTGGTCTTCCCCGAAGAGGTCTACGACGCCGGCACCCGGCCACTCCCCCGCCAGCCCCACGACCGCACGGTGGACACCGTGGCGACCCCGGGGGGCTGGCGATCGCTGCGCCCCGGCGACGCCCGGGCGGGCTGA